In Verrucomicrobiia bacterium, one genomic interval encodes:
- a CDS encoding peptidylprolyl isomerase → MRLVRAFIHLLPLLAFAPLRAEDTLTVDKIAAVVGKEVITLSELNLQTQLYLTQSGQPPGDSAAVAALQKKLLEQMVTDQLLLQQASRDSGLKVTPVEVNAAAEEQLNRVKSQFPTPAAFAAQLAREGLSERELLKRYRETVRGELLKQRLIAARLARVTVADFEVRKFHSEYADSLPQSPKQVRLFQILLPVEPAGPTLDSLKAKAEAVLAEIKGGLDFGEAARRYSEDPSAERGGDIGSYGRGELVPEFERAAFGVKVGEPAGPVKTVFGFHLIKVLSNDGRKVHTQHILFGLHPSAADSARVSKLADSLIARLKAGEPFADLAKNFSADEESKKAGGDLGWFEIPQINPALQPAVDGMKTGDYRAVISPAGFHLLYLSDLKEPHILSLESDWDVIKEMARRKKTERLVADWVEELKKKTYVDIRY, encoded by the coding sequence ATGCGGCTTGTCCGGGCATTCATTCATCTCCTTCCCCTGCTGGCGTTCGCCCCGCTGCGGGCGGAGGACACCCTCACCGTGGATAAAATCGCTGCCGTCGTCGGCAAGGAGGTCATCACCCTTTCCGAGTTGAATTTGCAGACCCAGCTGTATCTGACCCAGTCGGGCCAGCCCCCCGGTGATTCGGCCGCCGTCGCGGCGCTGCAGAAAAAATTGCTGGAGCAGATGGTGACGGATCAACTGCTTTTGCAGCAGGCCTCCCGCGACAGCGGTTTGAAGGTGACCCCTGTGGAGGTGAACGCCGCCGCAGAAGAGCAATTGAACCGGGTGAAAAGCCAGTTCCCCACCCCGGCGGCCTTTGCGGCGCAGTTGGCCCGGGAGGGGCTCTCCGAGCGGGAGCTTTTGAAGCGCTACCGGGAAACGGTGCGCGGGGAGCTTTTGAAGCAGCGCTTGATCGCCGCCCGGCTGGCCCGGGTGACCGTGGCGGATTTTGAGGTGCGGAAGTTTCATTCCGAGTACGCCGATTCGCTCCCCCAGTCCCCCAAGCAAGTGCGACTTTTTCAAATCCTTTTGCCCGTGGAGCCGGCCGGTCCCACGCTCGATTCCTTGAAAGCCAAAGCGGAGGCGGTCCTGGCGGAAATCAAGGGCGGACTCGATTTTGGGGAAGCGGCCCGGCGCTATTCGGAAGACCCGTCCGCCGAGCGGGGCGGGGACATCGGCAGCTACGGGCGGGGGGAACTGGTGCCGGAGTTCGAGCGGGCCGCCTTTGGGGTCAAGGTGGGGGAACCGGCCGGGCCGGTGAAAACCGTGTTCGGTTTTCATCTCATCAAAGTGCTTTCCAACGACGGGCGCAAGGTTCACACCCAGCATATTCTCTTCGGCCTGCATCCTTCCGCCGCCGACAGCGCGCGGGTTTCGAAGCTGGCCGATTCGCTGATTGCCCGGTTGAAAGCGGGGGAGCCGTTTGCCGATTTGGCCAAGAATTTTTCCGCGGATGAGGAATCGAAGAAAGCGGGTGGGGATTTGGGCTGGTTTGAAATTCCGCAAATCAACCCGGCCTTGCAGCCGGCCGTGGACGGCATGAAAACGGGGGACTACCGGGCGGTAATTTCCCCCGCGGGGTTTCATCTTCTTTATCTTTCGGATTTGAAGGAACCCCATATCCTCTCCTTGGAATCGGACTGGGACGTAATCAAGGAGATGGCCCGCCGCAAGAAGACGGAGCGGCTGGTGGCCGACTGGGTGGAGGAGCTAAAGAAAAAGACCTACGTGGATATTCGGTACTGA